A genomic region of Candidatus Kryptoniota bacterium contains the following coding sequences:
- a CDS encoding TraR/DksA family transcriptional regulator, with product MAKKKVVKATKAAKAKGIKKAVASEKKRGTHPPKAVAKVAQKKLPPKKGFNKSELEHFRGIILEKRKQILEEIELMNETLNDNSGGDYFEENSPYSLHMEQGTDTMEKEKNYLLAARQRKFLEYLDDAIKRIDRRVYGFCQDCGKLIDKARLEAVPHAQLCISCKLKRGQ from the coding sequence ATGGCTAAGAAAAAGGTTGTGAAGGCAACTAAGGCTGCGAAAGCGAAGGGAATAAAGAAGGCGGTTGCGTCTGAGAAAAAAAGGGGAACACATCCTCCAAAGGCCGTCGCAAAAGTTGCCCAGAAGAAATTGCCTCCGAAGAAGGGATTCAATAAGAGCGAGCTCGAACATTTCCGGGGAATTATTTTGGAGAAGCGGAAGCAAATCCTGGAGGAGATTGAGCTCATGAACGAGACTCTCAATGACAACTCCGGAGGGGATTACTTCGAGGAAAACTCACCGTATTCTCTCCATATGGAGCAGGGCACGGACACAATGGAAAAGGAGAAGAATTATCTTCTTGCCGCAAGGCAGAGAAAATTCCTCGAGTATCTCGATGACGCAATCAAACGGATCGACAGGCGAGTATACGGATTCTGCCAGGACTGCGGGAAGCTGATAGACAAGGCACGACTCGAGGCGGTTCCTCACGCTCAGCTCTGTATCTCGTGCAAGTTAAAGAGAGGACAATGA
- the lspA gene encoding signal peptidase II: MKVLYVTLSVVAADQVTKLIVRGLQIPFLGINLPGMPLYASKEVIGDFLRLTYIENPGMAFGIDFGWKSFFAVFSIVASIAILLYLYKVRQENRVVRFSLALILGGAIGNLIDRVFYGPLFEGTSLFHGRVVDFIDFDFFNVSLFGYNFSRFPVFNLADAAVTIGVVMLLIFHRRAAVESEIQVAPAEDAGQANSAATSGSVGQGSEPTSASKG, encoded by the coding sequence TTGAAAGTTCTATATGTAACACTCTCCGTGGTAGCAGCAGACCAGGTAACAAAACTAATCGTGAGAGGGCTGCAAATCCCATTTCTTGGAATCAATCTTCCCGGGATGCCGCTTTATGCAAGCAAAGAGGTCATAGGAGACTTCCTCAGATTGACTTACATCGAGAATCCAGGGATGGCATTCGGCATAGATTTCGGATGGAAATCTTTCTTCGCGGTGTTTTCAATCGTGGCAAGCATTGCGATCCTCCTTTATCTATATAAAGTGAGACAGGAAAACCGCGTGGTAAGGTTCTCACTTGCTCTGATACTCGGTGGTGCGATAGGAAATCTGATCGACCGGGTATTTTATGGACCGCTTTTCGAAGGCACATCGCTATTCCACGGTCGTGTAGTGGATTTCATTGACTTCGATTTTTTTAATGTGAGTCTGTTCGGTTATAATTTTTCTCGGTTCCCGGTTTTTAATCTGGCCGACGCCGCGGTAACAATCGGCGTCGTAATGCTCCTAATATTTCACAGGCGGGCCGCCGTCGAATCTGAAATCCAGGTGGCTCCCGCTGAAGATGCTGGACAAGCAAATTCTGCGGCAACTTCGGGATCGGTAGGTCAGGGAAGTGAACCCACAAGCGCTTCGAAGGGTTGA
- a CDS encoding FAD-dependent oxidoreductase, with amino-acid sequence MKLPYIIIIDDDVQVLHAIQRDIRNEYRDEYRIAATESAIEALELIKDLRLKNDTVALFICDQRMPEMDGVTFLEKANEIFPAAKKILLTAYSDIEAAIKAINNVKLDYYLLKPWHPPEEKLFPVTNDLLDEWQALYKPDPDATRIVGFQWSPKTHRLKEFLSGNLVPYIWMDIENDPEAERYLASANVTRSNLPLVVLKDSSFMIDPSLPDLAAKVGLQQKATKDMYDVLIIGAGPAGLAASVYGSCEGLKTLLIEKSNPGGQASSSTRIENYLGFPTGLSGAELTRRAITQTLRFGTEILTPTEVKNITLQDGYKITKLVDGSEVHSKTIVIATGVAYRKLEIPGLENFAGAGVYYGAASVEAHACRGETVYIVGGGNSACQAAMYLSRFAKEVNIVIRRAALSETAANYLVENIRLTSNIRIVADTDVIGCSGSTFLENITLKNATTGEEMTVPAKALFVYIGAKPSTEWLGSLVLKDAKGFIICGGDLLKDKSFDKFWKLKRDPFMPETSVPGIFASGDVRVGATPGISAAVGEGSMAIRFVRKYLQEV; translated from the coding sequence ATGAAACTTCCTTATATCATTATTATTGACGACGATGTACAAGTGCTGCATGCAATACAGCGGGACATCCGGAATGAATACCGGGATGAATACCGAATTGCGGCGACGGAATCGGCAATCGAAGCTCTGGAACTGATCAAAGATTTGAGGCTGAAAAATGATACGGTGGCGTTATTTATTTGTGACCAACGGATGCCTGAAATGGACGGGGTGACTTTTCTAGAGAAGGCGAACGAGATTTTCCCCGCCGCAAAAAAAATCCTCCTCACCGCGTATTCGGACATTGAAGCAGCGATAAAGGCAATCAACAATGTGAAACTGGATTATTACTTACTGAAGCCCTGGCATCCTCCGGAAGAAAAACTCTTCCCGGTTACAAATGACCTGCTTGACGAATGGCAAGCGCTCTATAAACCAGACCCGGACGCAACACGAATCGTTGGTTTCCAGTGGTCTCCTAAGACTCATCGTCTGAAGGAATTTCTTTCCGGAAATCTGGTTCCCTACATCTGGATGGACATTGAAAACGATCCGGAAGCTGAAAGGTACCTGGCAAGTGCGAATGTCACCAGATCAAACCTTCCGTTGGTGGTACTTAAAGATAGTTCTTTCATGATTGATCCTTCACTGCCTGATCTTGCTGCTAAAGTGGGGCTCCAGCAAAAGGCAACCAAAGATATGTATGACGTACTCATCATTGGTGCAGGGCCAGCCGGGCTTGCCGCATCCGTATATGGTTCTTGCGAAGGACTCAAAACGCTTCTCATTGAAAAGAGTAACCCGGGTGGACAGGCGAGCAGCAGTACTCGCATTGAGAATTACCTCGGTTTCCCAACCGGTCTTTCGGGAGCCGAACTCACGAGGAGAGCAATCACACAAACTCTTCGTTTTGGAACAGAGATTCTTACTCCCACAGAGGTGAAGAATATTACCTTGCAGGATGGATACAAGATCACAAAGCTGGTTGACGGCTCAGAAGTCCATAGTAAAACGATCGTGATCGCTACCGGTGTGGCTTATAGAAAGCTCGAAATCCCGGGACTGGAAAATTTCGCCGGTGCAGGTGTCTATTATGGTGCAGCCTCGGTTGAAGCTCACGCATGCCGCGGTGAAACGGTATACATCGTGGGCGGTGGGAATTCGGCTTGCCAGGCAGCTATGTACCTGAGCAGGTTTGCAAAGGAAGTGAACATCGTGATCAGGCGTGCCGCACTCTCAGAGACGGCCGCGAACTATCTTGTGGAAAATATCAGACTGACATCCAACATAAGAATAGTTGCCGATACAGATGTAATCGGTTGTTCCGGCTCAACCTTCCTGGAAAACATCACGCTCAAAAATGCTACGACTGGTGAAGAGATGACCGTGCCGGCAAAAGCGCTGTTTGTTTACATCGGCGCAAAGCCCAGCACAGAATGGCTGGGCAGTCTTGTGCTGAAAGACGCTAAAGGTTTCATAATCTGCGGAGGCGATTTGTTGAAGGACAAGTCGTTTGATAAGTTCTGGAAACTAAAAAGAGATCCGTTCATGCCGGAAACAAGCGTACCGGGAATTTTCGCGTCGGGTGATGTACGAGTTGGAGCAACTCCAGGCATTTCTGCTGCTGTCGGAGAAGGGTCTATGGCTATCCGGTTCGTACGTAAATACTTGCAGGAAGTGTAA
- the galK gene encoding galactokinase has protein sequence MIRRVRTRDRSFRYLEQNVQAPVEENIKRDIVKTYKLEFGKSPDIVASAPGRINLIGEHTDYSGGYVLPVAIDRRTFTAAGKRTGELSIAFSKELGKKTSFDIVTGKFERANFWVNYIKGACSLLSEMKQIGGTNFAISSNVPRGSGLSSSAAFVVSIIEAVAGLYSIQLKDVEVPILAQKIENDFIGVQSGIMDPFVAKFARERNAIFIDTRSLEYKYVPIPQDCSILVCTTGVKRALATTEYNKRKQQSQDAASMLSKICGREFQTLRDVTCDDLRGAQSEMDPLLYERALHVVTENERVLKAVSALEHDDRELVGKLMLESHMSLRTNYEVSSPELDAFVEISEQLDGVYGARMTGAGFGGSAICLVNAENEKELADEIARKYRENGYENGGVFIAGSGGGSRIERS, from the coding sequence TTGATTCGAAGGGTTAGAACTAGAGACAGGTCGTTTCGGTATCTGGAACAAAATGTTCAGGCACCGGTGGAAGAGAACATTAAAAGAGATATCGTCAAGACCTACAAACTCGAGTTCGGCAAATCGCCAGACATAGTAGCGAGCGCTCCAGGTCGAATAAACCTCATCGGGGAACATACCGATTACAGCGGCGGGTATGTCCTGCCGGTTGCCATAGATCGGCGCACGTTTACCGCCGCCGGGAAGAGGACCGGTGAACTTTCAATTGCGTTTTCAAAGGAACTTGGAAAGAAGACCTCATTCGACATCGTAACAGGGAAATTTGAACGCGCTAATTTCTGGGTGAACTACATCAAGGGTGCCTGCTCTCTCCTGTCCGAAATGAAACAAATCGGTGGAACAAACTTCGCGATTTCGAGCAATGTCCCGCGCGGAAGCGGCCTCAGCTCCTCGGCCGCGTTTGTAGTCTCGATCATTGAAGCGGTCGCCGGATTATACAGTATACAGCTTAAGGACGTGGAGGTTCCGATACTCGCGCAAAAGATCGAGAACGACTTCATAGGCGTTCAGTCCGGCATAATGGACCCCTTTGTAGCCAAATTCGCGCGTGAGAGGAACGCCATCTTTATTGACACGAGGTCCCTCGAATACAAATATGTGCCGATTCCACAGGATTGCTCGATACTCGTTTGCACAACGGGAGTGAAGAGAGCGCTTGCCACGACTGAGTACAACAAACGCAAGCAACAGTCCCAAGATGCGGCTTCCATGCTTTCGAAGATATGCGGTAGAGAATTCCAGACTCTCCGGGACGTGACGTGCGACGACCTGAGGGGTGCGCAGTCCGAAATGGATCCACTCCTTTACGAGCGCGCCCTCCATGTCGTGACAGAAAACGAGCGGGTGCTTAAAGCAGTATCGGCATTGGAGCACGACGACCGCGAATTAGTCGGCAAGTTGATGCTCGAATCTCATATGAGTTTGAGGACAAATTATGAAGTCAGCTCACCTGAGCTCGACGCGTTTGTGGAAATCTCCGAGCAGCTCGACGGCGTGTATGGGGCCAGGATGACTGGGGCGGGCTTCGGTGGAAGCGCCATATGTTTGGTGAATGCCGAAAACGAAAAAGAGCTGGCGGATGAAATCGCACGAAAGTACAGGGAAAACGGCTACGAGAACGGCGGCGTCTTCATAGCGGGATCAGGCGGCGGCTCTCGTATTGAACGCTCCTGA
- a CDS encoding purine-nucleoside phosphorylase: MSELRTKIQESVDFIKTKSKHEPTVAIILGTGLGGLAAEIRKQTIIDYGDIPHFPLSTVESHHGKLILGKLGGKNIVAMQGRFHFYEGYTMEQITLPVRVMRFLGARTLLVSNAAGGLNPNFRRGDLMIIVDHINLLGQNPLIGPNDDKMGPRFPDMSEPYSKSLIKTAIVAALDLKIRVERGVFASMTGPSLETRAEYRFLRMIGADAVGMSTVPEVIVAVHMGMKVCGFSVITDECFPDSLAPADVNEIIRVAKETEPRLTKLMKTVVERL; the protein is encoded by the coding sequence ATGAGTGAGCTGCGTACCAAAATTCAGGAGTCGGTCGATTTCATCAAAACGAAATCAAAACACGAACCGACTGTAGCAATCATTCTGGGCACTGGGCTCGGCGGCTTAGCGGCTGAGATCCGGAAGCAGACAATTATTGATTACGGAGACATACCTCACTTCCCGCTGTCGACAGTGGAATCGCATCACGGCAAGTTGATTCTAGGTAAGCTGGGAGGAAAAAATATTGTCGCGATGCAGGGCCGGTTCCATTTTTACGAAGGTTACACGATGGAACAGATTACGCTACCGGTAAGAGTGATGAGATTTCTCGGTGCGAGGACGCTTCTCGTCTCGAATGCCGCCGGAGGATTGAATCCGAATTTTCGCCGCGGCGATCTGATGATCATCGTCGACCACATAAACCTTCTCGGCCAGAATCCCCTGATTGGTCCGAATGACGATAAGATGGGCCCGCGCTTTCCTGACATGAGCGAGCCTTATTCAAAAAGCCTGATCAAGACTGCTATTGTTGCTGCCCTCGATCTGAAGATCAGGGTCGAACGGGGTGTCTTTGCTTCAATGACGGGTCCGAGTCTGGAGACGCGTGCCGAGTACCGGTTCCTTCGGATGATCGGCGCTGACGCGGTCGGGATGTCGACAGTACCGGAAGTGATCGTCGCAGTTCACATGGGGATGAAGGTCTGCGGCTTCTCAGTAATCACCGACGAATGTTTCCCTGATTCGCTCGCGCCGGCCGATGTGAATGAGATCATCCGGGTAGCTAAAGAAACGGAACCCCGGCTGACGAAACTCATGAAAACAGTCGTCGAGAGACTTTAA
- the ileS gene encoding isoleucine--tRNA ligase: protein MSKKDRVVKFKEITDKIKYSDLDHEVLEFWKENRIFEKSVSERSGRPNFTFYEGPPTANGKPGIHHVLARTLKDLVCRYKTMRGYQVHRKAGWDTHGLPVEIEVEKKLGIKHKDEIVEFGIEKFNALCKKSVFEYKDEWEEMTERIGYWVDLQDAYITCENYYIESVWWALKRFFDAGFIYKGYKSQPYCPRCETSLSSHEVALGYEDTRDTTIFIKLKVKGEENTFFLVWTTTPWTLPSNVAIAVNKSEDYVKVENKGQYLILAKARLGILDGEYAIVSEFKGSELLNRDYERLFDYAPVTKRGFYATHGDFVTMEDGTGIVHIAPAFGEDDYQTGRAYDLPFLQLVDKSGNMTPEVKDFAGKFVKEADPEIIENLKHRGLLYKKETIVHSYPHCWRCKTPLLYYARASWYIATTRYAPRMVELNKQINWVPPEVGTGRFGNWLEENKDWALSRDRFWGTPLNIWVCQDQKCGHTVSVGSFEELRKKGKNVPADLDLHKPFVDAVILKCEKCGGEMKRTPELIDVWFDSGSMPFAQYHYPFEKRDWFESRFPADFISEGIDQTRGWFYSMHAIGTFLFDSPAYKNVISHELVLDKDGQKMSKSKGNAVDPFKVVSDFGADAVRWYLVASSPPYKPKLFDESGLLEVQRKFFSTLLNTYAFFTLYANIDGFDYSEPRIPVNERLEIDRWIISVLNSLSADYAKWMDAYDVTRAARAVSDFTIDQLSNWYVRRSRRRFWKGEMAKDKLSAYQTLYECLITVVKLMSPFAPFLSEELYRNLNGVTKLESHPSVHLSPYPDLKKNEIDPKLEEKMALAEEIVYLARAMRAKSGLRVRQPLRRIIIPVSSPHMRETISQVENVILDELNVKSILYVDDDSEFVSKGAKPNFKSIGPKFGKDVKSVAELIKSMSTNEIRALEKEGFADLKTESPNGSLRDKAFRVVRDDVEIFSQELKGWLVESDGNLTVALDTELSGDLIMEGIAREFVNRIQNMRKEAGFEVTDRISVSIDCPPELFNAVTGMSDYIRSETLALELSTGYRAGEYSQDVEIEDHKFKISVSRASNRRIDSGKGV from the coding sequence TTGAGCAAGAAAGATCGTGTCGTCAAATTCAAGGAGATTACCGACAAGATTAAGTATTCGGACCTGGACCATGAGGTGCTTGAATTCTGGAAAGAGAACAGAATTTTTGAAAAAAGTGTAAGCGAGAGATCGGGCAGACCGAATTTTACATTTTATGAAGGTCCTCCCACGGCAAACGGGAAACCTGGCATTCACCACGTACTCGCCAGGACACTGAAAGATCTGGTTTGCAGGTATAAGACGATGCGGGGCTACCAGGTCCACCGGAAAGCGGGCTGGGATACACACGGCCTTCCTGTTGAAATTGAAGTCGAGAAAAAACTGGGGATAAAACACAAAGACGAGATCGTCGAATTTGGGATCGAGAAGTTCAACGCCCTCTGTAAGAAATCTGTCTTCGAGTACAAGGACGAGTGGGAAGAGATGACCGAGCGCATCGGATACTGGGTCGATCTTCAGGATGCCTATATCACGTGCGAGAATTACTACATTGAGTCGGTGTGGTGGGCGCTGAAGAGATTCTTCGACGCGGGTTTCATCTATAAAGGTTATAAAAGCCAACCGTATTGCCCGAGATGCGAGACTTCTCTTTCATCTCACGAGGTCGCGCTCGGATATGAAGACACCAGGGACACAACCATCTTCATTAAATTGAAAGTCAAAGGCGAGGAGAATACTTTCTTTCTCGTGTGGACGACGACTCCATGGACGCTTCCGTCGAACGTTGCGATCGCTGTGAACAAGAGCGAGGACTACGTCAAGGTCGAGAACAAGGGACAATATCTTATTCTCGCCAAAGCGAGACTCGGCATCCTGGATGGTGAATACGCAATCGTTTCGGAATTCAAAGGAAGCGAACTCCTCAACCGGGATTACGAGCGACTTTTCGATTACGCCCCCGTTACAAAACGTGGCTTCTATGCGACCCACGGCGATTTCGTGACGATGGAAGACGGTACAGGCATCGTTCACATCGCGCCGGCATTCGGCGAAGACGACTATCAAACCGGCCGGGCCTACGATTTACCCTTTCTTCAGCTCGTCGACAAGAGCGGGAACATGACTCCGGAAGTGAAGGATTTTGCGGGGAAGTTCGTGAAAGAGGCGGATCCGGAAATCATTGAAAATCTTAAACACCGGGGCCTGCTGTACAAAAAGGAAACGATCGTCCACAGCTATCCGCACTGCTGGCGCTGCAAGACCCCCCTCCTGTATTACGCGCGTGCATCATGGTACATCGCCACCACCAGATACGCGCCGAGGATGGTCGAACTTAACAAACAGATCAACTGGGTTCCGCCGGAGGTGGGAACCGGGAGATTTGGGAACTGGCTGGAAGAGAACAAGGACTGGGCACTTTCTCGCGACAGATTCTGGGGAACCCCGCTGAATATTTGGGTTTGCCAGGATCAAAAGTGCGGCCACACGGTGTCCGTCGGAAGTTTCGAGGAGCTGAGGAAGAAAGGCAAGAATGTTCCTGCAGACCTCGATCTGCATAAACCGTTTGTCGATGCTGTCATCCTGAAATGTGAAAAATGCGGCGGCGAAATGAAGAGAACGCCTGAGCTCATCGACGTTTGGTTCGATTCCGGTTCGATGCCCTTCGCACAGTATCATTATCCGTTTGAGAAGAGAGACTGGTTCGAGAGCCGATTCCCCGCGGATTTCATTTCCGAAGGGATCGATCAGACGCGCGGCTGGTTCTATTCGATGCATGCCATCGGCACTTTTCTCTTCGACAGCCCGGCGTATAAAAATGTCATCAGTCATGAGCTCGTGCTCGACAAGGACGGACAGAAAATGTCGAAGTCAAAAGGGAACGCGGTTGATCCTTTCAAGGTCGTATCCGACTTCGGCGCTGATGCCGTCCGATGGTACCTTGTAGCTTCGAGCCCGCCTTATAAACCGAAACTATTTGATGAGAGCGGACTGCTTGAAGTACAGAGGAAGTTCTTCAGCACGCTCCTCAACACATACGCGTTCTTCACTCTATATGCCAACATCGATGGGTTTGATTATTCCGAGCCGCGCATCCCGGTGAACGAACGGCTCGAGATCGATCGGTGGATCATCTCGGTGTTGAATTCATTGTCCGCCGATTACGCGAAATGGATGGATGCATACGACGTGACGCGCGCCGCGAGAGCAGTCAGCGATTTCACGATCGATCAACTCTCGAACTGGTACGTCCGCAGAAGCAGGCGGAGATTTTGGAAGGGCGAAATGGCGAAGGATAAGCTGTCCGCTTACCAGACCCTATACGAATGCCTCATTACTGTTGTAAAGCTTATGTCGCCATTCGCCCCTTTCCTTTCCGAAGAACTCTACCGGAACCTGAATGGTGTGACCAAACTCGAATCCCATCCGTCGGTTCATCTCTCTCCTTATCCTGACTTGAAGAAGAACGAGATCGATCCGAAACTGGAAGAGAAAATGGCTCTCGCCGAAGAAATAGTTTATCTCGCCCGCGCGATGCGCGCGAAGTCAGGCCTCAGGGTACGCCAGCCGCTGCGACGCATAATTATCCCGGTGTCCTCGCCTCATATGCGTGAAACTATTTCTCAGGTTGAAAACGTTATACTCGACGAACTCAACGTCAAATCCATTTTGTATGTCGATGACGATTCGGAATTCGTTAGCAAGGGGGCGAAACCGAATTTTAAATCCATCGGCCCCAAATTCGGCAAAGACGTGAAGAGTGTTGCTGAATTGATTAAGTCAATGTCCACAAATGAAATCAGGGCGTTGGAGAAAGAAGGGTTCGCTGATCTGAAGACCGAGAGTCCGAATGGATCCCTTCGGGATAAAGCTTTTCGCGTCGTCCGCGACGATGTTGAAATATTTAGCCAGGAGCTCAAAGGCTGGCTCGTCGAATCGGACGGCAATCTGACTGTCGCACTCGATACAGAACTCAGCGGCGATCTGATCATGGAAGGAATCGCCAGGGAATTTGTGAATCGTATTCAAAATATGAGGAAAGAGGCCGGGTTTGAGGTGACAGACAGGATTTCTGTCAGTATCGACTGTCCTCCGGAACTATTTAATGCTGTGACGGGAATGTCCGATTATATAAGATCGGAAACACTCGCGTTGGAACTGTCGACCGGCTACAGGGCAGGCGAGTACTCTCAGGATGTTGAAATAGAAGATCATAAGTTTAAAATTTCAGTTAGTAGGGCAAGCAACCGGAGAATTGACTCCGGGAAAGGAGTCTGA
- a CDS encoding DivIVA domain-containing protein: protein MRLTPLQIRKQEFSKKVRGLDPEEVEAFLTTAATDFEELLKENMELRAQKSALIEELQNYKKLEDSFRSLVTQAEKAANESTEALRKTGKIVQHEAEVRAQQLLNEASAELTRAKSRLADVKNLRETIVKTIRTILTAQLDMLSSLESELLKQEPPSDVLDIKSIIESIEQSPKASPQEPDQHE from the coding sequence ATGAGACTTACTCCTCTTCAAATTCGAAAACAGGAATTCTCAAAAAAGGTCCGTGGACTGGATCCTGAAGAAGTTGAGGCATTCCTGACGACTGCCGCGACAGATTTCGAGGAGCTTCTGAAAGAAAACATGGAGCTTCGCGCACAAAAGTCGGCGCTTATAGAGGAACTTCAGAATTACAAGAAACTCGAAGATTCCTTCCGCTCTCTCGTAACCCAGGCTGAGAAGGCGGCGAACGAGTCGACCGAAGCTCTGCGCAAAACAGGAAAGATTGTCCAGCACGAAGCGGAAGTGAGAGCCCAGCAACTCCTGAACGAAGCGTCCGCAGAATTGACGCGTGCAAAATCCCGGCTGGCGGATGTGAAGAACCTTCGCGAGACGATTGTCAAGACCATCAGAACAATCCTCACCGCCCAGCTCGACATGCTTAGCTCGCTCGAGAGTGAGCTCCTCAAACAAGAACCTCCATCGGATGTGCTCGACATAAAATCGATTATCGAATCTATTGAACAATCCCCCAAAGCTTCTCCGCAGGAACCAGACCAGCATGAGTGA
- a CDS encoding RluA family pseudouridine synthase translates to MNPQALRRVEVLVAPGQKKKERIDKFLASQVEGSSRAKIQKYIDEHRVLVNGEPVRASYRIAPGDRIILDIPTSAPPVKVVPENIPLNIVYEDDHLIVVNKPAGMVTHPGHGNWTGTLANGLLYHCNSLSSLNDAYVRPGIVHRLDKDTSGLIVAAKDDATHSSLARQFFDRTIDREYWALVWGKLSSRHGVIEADIGRSKSDRKKFAIVDQGKFAATEYEILHEFEFLTLVRLKLRTGRTHQIRVHLSHIGHPVFGDPTYSGRRIHFIEPTPRYRQEISHLLKIMTRQALHAKTLGFYHPSNKSRMHFDSELPADFTAVLDRIKS, encoded by the coding sequence GTGAACCCACAAGCGCTTCGAAGGGTTGAGGTTCTCGTTGCACCCGGACAAAAAAAGAAAGAGCGGATAGATAAGTTCCTCGCGTCTCAGGTCGAGGGATCGAGCAGGGCGAAGATTCAGAAGTATATCGATGAGCACAGGGTCCTCGTAAACGGCGAACCTGTCCGGGCGAGTTATAGGATCGCGCCGGGCGACCGGATAATTCTCGACATTCCAACGTCTGCACCTCCCGTCAAAGTCGTCCCGGAAAACATTCCGCTGAATATCGTTTATGAAGATGACCATCTGATCGTCGTGAACAAGCCCGCAGGAATGGTCACGCATCCGGGACACGGCAACTGGACCGGTACTCTCGCCAATGGACTCCTTTACCACTGCAACTCGCTTTCGTCTTTGAACGACGCTTACGTCAGGCCGGGCATCGTCCACCGTCTCGACAAAGACACAAGCGGTCTCATAGTGGCGGCGAAAGACGACGCGACTCATTCTTCACTCGCGAGACAGTTTTTCGACAGGACTATCGATAGAGAGTACTGGGCGCTGGTGTGGGGTAAGCTTTCCTCCAGGCATGGCGTCATCGAGGCGGACATCGGCAGGAGCAAGAGTGACCGGAAGAAATTCGCCATAGTCGACCAGGGAAAATTCGCCGCGACCGAATACGAGATTCTGCATGAATTCGAGTTCCTGACACTCGTCCGGTTGAAATTACGGACCGGAAGAACACATCAAATCCGGGTTCACCTGTCTCACATAGGCCATCCGGTTTTTGGCGATCCGACATATTCTGGTCGCCGCATTCACTTCATCGAGCCAACACCTCGGTACAGACAGGAGATCTCGCACCTTTTGAAGATCATGACCAGGCAGGCACTCCACGCAAAGACCCTTGGCTTTTACCATCCGTCCAACAAATCGAGGATGCATTTTGATTCGGAACTACCTGCCGATTTTACAGCCGTCCTTGATAGGATAAAATCCTGA
- a CDS encoding response regulator, translating into MQAPQEPRNILIAAQDLRVAGLIQQYLLKTGFVAQCEHNLDAALEKVVGSRVDLLIVDGELPEKALGNFVEAVARLRPGMPMIAVGLSDREMQSKTLSAFVSKFVEKPFSISDISSIIKETLN; encoded by the coding sequence GTGCAGGCGCCTCAAGAACCTAGAAATATATTGATTGCGGCTCAAGACTTAAGAGTGGCGGGCCTAATTCAGCAGTATTTGTTGAAGACCGGATTCGTAGCTCAATGTGAACACAATCTTGACGCTGCACTTGAAAAGGTAGTCGGCTCCCGCGTCGACCTCCTGATCGTCGATGGGGAGCTGCCCGAAAAGGCGCTTGGAAATTTTGTAGAAGCGGTTGCCAGACTCAGACCTGGAATGCCAATGATCGCGGTAGGTTTATCGGATCGCGAAATGCAGAGCAAAACACTTTCAGCCTTTGTTTCGAAGTTTGTGGAAAAGCCTTTCAGCATTTCTGACATATCGAGCATCATCAAAGAAACTTTAAACTAA
- the msrB gene encoding peptide-methionine (R)-S-oxide reductase MsrB → MENDNLKDDGRWKKELTPEEYHVTREKGTERAFTGKYWDFHERGMYKCVCCGTELFDSDTKFNSGSGWPSFFQPASEEVVEEDSDLSFGMKRTEVKCRKCGAHLGHLFEDGPKPTGLRYCVNSASLKFSGKK, encoded by the coding sequence ATGGAAAATGATAATCTGAAGGATGATGGAAGGTGGAAGAAAGAACTCACGCCGGAGGAGTACCATGTTACTCGCGAGAAGGGGACGGAGCGTGCTTTCACCGGGAAGTACTGGGACTTTCACGAGCGCGGGATGTATAAGTGCGTATGCTGCGGCACCGAGTTGTTTGATTCCGATACTAAGTTCAATTCAGGTTCAGGCTGGCCGAGCTTCTTCCAGCCGGCCTCCGAGGAGGTAGTAGAGGAAGACAGTGACTTGAGTTTCGGAATGAAGAGAACGGAAGTTAAATGCAGAAAGTGTGGAGCACATCTCGGACATTTGTTTGAAGATGGACCGAAGCCGACGGGACTCCGGTATTGCGTTAATTCAGCTTCGTTAAAATTCTCGGGGAAAAAGTAA
- a CDS encoding DUF2905 domain-containing protein, with product MEPIGNGLQGFGRTLIVVGGAILLIGLLLIVAERINFPFLGKLPGDILIKRKNFQLYFPIVTSIVLSLILSIIMYIISYFSKR from the coding sequence ATGGAACCAATCGGAAACGGTCTGCAGGGCTTCGGCAGGACTCTCATCGTCGTCGGAGGGGCGATATTGCTTATCGGCCTCCTCCTTATCGTCGCAGAGAGAATTAATTTTCCGTTTTTAGGAAAGCTTCCGGGTGACATTCTTATAAAACGGAAAAACTTCCAGCTATACTTTCCCATCGTGACGAGCATCGTTTTAAGTTTGATTTTATCTATTATCATGTACATTATTTCGTACTTTTCAAAAAGGTAA